The Kordia sp. SMS9 DNA window CTTCTGTTTACGTTGATCGCTGTAAAACGTGTATCATACGAATCACCCGCTTTTTCAGCAGTTACATATCCTCTGATAAAGAAATTGTTGTTTCTAATTTCTAATTTATGCTGTTGCATGAAGAAGTTTTTGATAGAATATCTGTTGGCTCCTTGATAGATTGTATTTCCTCGACCAATTTTTGAATTCCAAATTACAGTAAAGTCGTTTGCCCAAGGCTTGTAATGTAAGGCTAAATCTGCTTTTACACTTTCTGCATCATAATCCATTAAGTCACGCTCTTCATATCCTGTTCTAGAGATTCTTTCAGAACCAAAAGTTCCTGTTGGCGTTCCTGCTATCGCATCAAAATCTAACGTAGTATCAACCTCATCTCCGTAGATATTTAATCCATTATATCCTGGATTTGATCTATCACCTGTAAGAGCGTCACCGGTGGCAGCATCATAATTTGTATAGTCGGTAGCAAACCACTCTGTACCGTTTAGGAAAGAGAAAGATGCTTTTACTGCTAATTTATCGCTAAATGCATGTGCCGCTCTAAACCCAAAGTCAACAAAAATATTGTCTCCTGCATTGCTAGAAGAAGTCATTCCTGATTTTGCATAAAATGTAATTCCTTGGTGTTCGTATGGATCTTTACTACGCATAAACATGATACCGTTGAAGGCATTTGCTCCATATAAAGCAGAAGATGCTCCTGGTAGTAATTCTACCGTATCTACATCTAATTCAGACATTCCTAATAAATTTCCAAGAGCGAAGTTTAGGGCTGGAGAAGAGTTATCCATTCCGTCTACCAATTGCATAAATCTAGTATTGGCAAATGTTGCAAAACCTCTAGTGTTTACCGATTTGAACGTTAAACTGTTTGTGTTAATATCGACACCTTTTAAGTTTTCTAAGGCATCGTAGTACGTTGGAGCAGACGAGTTTCTAATAGCTCTTGCATCCATACGTTCTATCGTTACAGGGGATTCTCTAATCCGTTCTGGCGTTCTAGAAGCTGAAATAACGATTTCGTCCAATTCTGATCCTTCATTCAGGACAATAGTAACGTCTTCGTTGTTTTTGGTAATTTCTACGGTGGCATCTTGAAAACCGATGCTACTCGCTGTAATTTTAAAAGGTGGCTCTTGATCGACTTTTAATTTAAATTTTCCGTCAAAATCAGTACTTGTTCCTGTAGAAGCTCCTACTACAACAATGTTTACACCGGGGATTGGCATGTTATTGCCGTCCACAACTTTTCCACTAACATTGGTTTGCGCAAATAACCCTGCACAAACCAACATAGCTAAAATTGATAGATATGCTCTCATAAGTCTTTTGGTTTAGTTATTATGAGAACAATATACGCTTTTTTACGATATTCATAAAAAAAGCGATCATATTTTAAAGTTATTCTACTGTGACGGATTTTGCTAGGTTTCGCGGCTGATCCACGTTGCAATCGCGCATAACCGCAATATAATATGACAGTAATTGTAAAGGAATTGTTGTTAAAAGCGGCGTAAGCAACTCTAAAGTTTCAGGAATTTCAATTACGTAATCTGCAATTTTCTTGATGCTTTTATCACCCTGCATTACAACTGCAATAATTTTTCCTTTTCTTGATTTTATTTCTTGAATGTTACTAACCACTTTTTCGTAGTGTCCTTTTCGAGTAGCAATGACAACTACTGGCATTTGCTCATCAATTAATGCAATAGGTCCGTGCTTCATTTCTGCTGCTGGATAACCTTCTGCATGAATATAGGATATTTCTTTAAGTTTTAACGCGCCTTCTAACGCTACTGGGAAGTTATACCCACGACCTAAATATAAGAAGTTGGTAGCATCTTTGTAGATGTTAGAGATGGTTTTTACATGATTATCAGATTTAAGTGTTTTTTCCACTTTGGCAGGAATAGCGTCCATTTCTGATAAGTAGGTATGAAACTCTGATGTTGAGATGGTTCCTTTTTTCTGCGCTAATTTTAATGCAATCAACGTCAATACCGTAATTTGTGTGGTAAATGCTTTGGTAGAAGCGACTCCAATTTCTGGGCCTGCGTGTGTGTACGCACCTGCATGTGTTTCTCTTGAAATTGAGGAACCTACCACATTACAAACTCCAAATACAAAAGCACCTTTACTTTTTGCCAATTTGATAGCTGCCATAGTATCTGCCGTTTCTCCAGATTGAGAAATTGCAATAACCACATCATTTTCAGTAATCACAGGATTTCTGTATCTAAACTCTGAAGCATATTCTACTTCAACAGGAATTCTTGTTAGGTTTTCAAACACATATTCTGCTACTAAACCTGCGTGCCATGATGTTCCGCAAGCAACAATGATAATTCTGTTTGCATTTAAAAACTTTTCAATGTTATCATCAACTCCAGCCATTCTAATAATGCCTTCATTTGCCAACATTCTTCCTCTGAAGGTATCCAAAATTGCTCTTGGTTGTTCGTATATTTCTTTGAGCATGAAGTGGTCGTATCCACCTTTTTCAATTTGCTCTAAGTTGAGTTGTAATTCTTGAACGTACGGATCTACTAAAGAATCGTCTTTTATTTTACGAACTTTTACTTTTTTACCTCTACGCACAATTGCCATTTCTTCATCTTCCAAATAAATCGCATTGTTGGTATATTCAATAAAAGGAGTGGCATCAGAAGCAATGAAAAATTCTTCGTCTCCAATTCCAATGACTAACGGACTTCCCAAGCGTGCTACTACTATTTCGTCTGGTTTTTTTTGATCAAACACCGCAATTGCATACGCTCCAACGACTTGATTTAATGCGATTTGCACTGCTTTTCCAAGCTTTACATCTTCATTTTTCTTTACATCTTCAATCAAATTTACCAATACTTCTGTATCCGTATCTGAATGAAATGTATAGCCCCTATTGATTAATTCTTGCTTTAATGGCTCGTAATTTTCAATGATTCCGTTGTGAATGATTACCAATTCACCCGAATTTGAATAATGAGGATGTGAATTTATATCGTTTGGTTCTCCATGAGTTGCCCAACGCGTATGTCCGATAGCTAACGATCCATCTATTGAAATTTCTTCTTTGACACGATTTTCTAAATCAACTACTTTTCCTTTGGTTTTGGATAGCTTGATGTTTTTACCATCGTATATTGCGACACCTGCACTGTCATAGCCTCTGTACTCCAGTCTTTTTAATCCTTTCAGCACCACAGGATATGCTTCTCTGTGACCTATATAACCTACGATTCCGCACATAGTTTCTTCTTAATTATTGATATTAATTGCTTTCTGGTATTGTGTAAAAAATTTCCAGCCTTAATCTTTTGTCTTCTGGTACCGCTGGCGTGCTTCCATACAATACGGTTCCAAACGGATGCATGACAGAGATAATTGGGACAAATTCCTCTTCTGTTGTACTTGTTTTTATTTCAGCCGGACCTATAAAGTTTAAGTCTATATGGGATGATACCACCAATCCGAGTTTCACATTGGATGAATCTTTTCGAATAAGGTTGTTCATATGTTCTGTAACCCTAATTTTGTATTGTGTTGCTTCTCCTTCATCATCACGTTCCAAGATACCACCGTATATTCCTTTTGATAATGATGGAGATGCAGCATTTACAGTTTCATCTTCAAAATAATCAAACAACGGGAAATTGTCAGTCATATTGTATAAATAAATACGTTGTGGATCTTCCGCACCTTCAACCTGTTCGTTATTATTTACATAAAACACTAAATTAGCATCGTTGATCAACCAACCGTTTTCTCTAATTTCTTCCAACTGATCAGCAACACCATTGTTATCATTATCAGGGCCGAAAAGCTCAATGACTGCCATAGAACCTTCGCCACCTTTTAAATACAAGTTATCTTCCGTTGCTGTTACATCCTGTGTAAATGTAGGCGTGCTAAATGAATTTATGATATTTGCGGATGATAAGCTTAGGTTAAATTTCGCTTTTTCAGTTTCAACCGTATCGTCAGAATCGTCTGTATTTCCTTGCGTATCAACTTTCTGATAGGTATAGTTAACTTCAATAGTAGCATTTTGAAGATCTAATAATTGTAATGCTTCCGTGTTTTCAGTAGTAATATGAATACCTCTAAATAAGTCTTCTGCCCTAAATACATTATTATTGGATAGCTTTATGCTTCCTTCATTGTCCACAATTCTCTCCTGAAAGAAAGCTGCGTCTAACGGCACACGAATTCGTGGCGATAATGTTTCTTCTATCACTGGATCGCCATTTTCGTCTAAAACTGCTGCTCCGTTAACATCGGTTTCTTCTATCTCTATTTGATTAAGATTTATTTGGAAAGCCGTATTTTCATAAAGTGTTTGTCCAACACGGTTTGAAAAATCTTCATCCGAATAATAAATTTGTGGCAAACCATCTTCATCAATGGCTCTTAAAAAATACGTGAGTTCTTGAACGCGTAATGTAAAAGTCTGTTCTAGATTTCCGTAAAGAGAATCTACCTCAACTTCCGTTTCTCCGTCGTCATTAATGGTGCTTGTACTGAAGTATGGAATGTTCAACCAAACTTCCGTCACCGTTTCCATTTCCTCTGTATCTGTTAAATCTTCGTCCTCTTCTGCTTGACTAAAATCACCAAACTCAGGATCGCCTGCAAATAAACTTGCTTGTATCGTTAAGCTTGAAAACGTAGTTCCATATACAGGATCTACATTTTTACCCAATTGATACACGGGTAATGCGTTTGCTTGCACTGCTCCAATACGTTTGTTGTATGCACGTACTTCGGAATCTGCAAACAAATCTGTTGTAAAATTATTATTTTCAATAATTTCGTCTCCAACAGTTCTAAACTCATCATCACAAGCTACAAAGCCTAGTACCAATAAAAGTACAACTAAGCCACCTGTAAGTGTCTTTTTAAATTTGTTCATAAGTGTAATTTGTTAACCTTAATTTAAAACTTTTGTGTTGTAAAAATCTGTGTAGGCATCTGCAAATTCTTCTCTGTTTTTATATTCAAGAACTGGCTTTTCAAGACCGGTGAGATATTCTTGAACATCCGCAGGAATTTCCTCAGATGCAATTACTACGGCATCCGAATGATCCACAGCAACTTTTAGAAGGTTAGAGTAGTTTGGTTCAGCAAGTATTTCTACAGCGCCATCTCCAATATTATCAAATTTGATTTTATTGAGCATTTCTGCATCTAAAGTTCCGTCAAATTCTTGTTTGTAAACAGAAGTAACAATTTTACTATCTGTAAACAATGGTTCGTCTTTGTAATATTTACGTAAGTATAAAGGCAATAAAGAAGCCATCCAACCGTGAACGTGAATGATGTCTGGTGCCCAATTTAATTTCTTTACAGTTTCAATCACACCTTTTGCAAAGAAAATAGCGCGTTCGTCATTGTCTGGAAAAAGATTTCCTTCTTCATCTGTAAACGTAGCTTTGCGTTTAAAGTATTCTTCATTGTCAATAAAATATACTTGTATTCTTTCTTTAGGTATAGAAGCTACCTTGATAATCAATGGCATATCCATATCATTGATTACTAAATTCATTCCCGATAAACGAATTACTTCATGCAATTGATGTCTTCTCTCATTAATATTTCCAAAACGTGGCATAAATATCCTAATTTGCCCACCTTTGCTATTAACCATTTTTGGTGCTTCAAACGACATGGAGGAGATTTCAGTCTCTGGCAAATATGGTACTACTTCAGATGAAACGTATAAGACTCTTTTATTATTCATAAAAATACTTTTCCTTTAATAATTCAGCGTAAAACATGCAAAATTACAAAAATTATGCAGATTAACAGTAATATATTAAGTTTGCAAGCTGTTAATTTTTTCAAAATGACTACATTCTACACCCAAAATACACTAAAAAATTATGTCCAAACAGAGAAATCTGCTGGAAAAACTATTGGATTTGTTCCCACAATGGGCGCATTGCACAAAGGACATTTATCCTTGGTAAGGAACGCTATGACTGATAATGATATTGTATGTGTAAGTGTTTTTGTGAATCCTACGCAGTTTGACAACGCCACCGATTTAGAAAAATATCCACGTACCTTAGAAGCCGATGTAGAATTATTAAAAACTTTAGGAAAAAACATTTTTATATACGCTCCTAGCATAAAAGACATCTACGAAACGGACGTTGAAGCAGAAAAATTTAGTTTTGACGGTTTGGAGTTTGAAATGGAAGGAAAATTCAGAACAGGACATTTTGACGGTGTTGGCACCATTGTAAAAAGACTGCTTGAAATTGTGACGCCACACAAAGCGTATTTCGGCGAAAAAGATTTTCAACAATTAATGATCATCAAAAAACTCGTTTCCAAATACAAGATTCCTGTAGAAATTATTGGTTGCAGCATATTCCGTGAAGCTTCTGGCTTGGCAATGAGTTCTCGAAATGAACGTCTTTCTGACGAAGCAAGAAAAGAAAGCGCTTTCATCTACAAAACGCTTTTAGAAGCCCAAAAAAAGTTTGGCACAAAAAGTGCTATGAAAGTAAAGGAATGGGTTCAGAAACAGTTCAATAAGCATCCGTTACTTACACTGGAGTATGTTGAAATTGCCAACATCAAAAACTTGAAAACTGTCAAACGCAAATCTAAAAACGAAACGTATCGCATCTTCATTGCTGCTTTTATTGAAGACATTCGACTAATAGACAATGTAGCATTGAATTAAAAACTTTAAAATCATTAACTTTGCCCCATGCAAATACACGTAGTAAAATCAAAAATACATAGAGTAAAAGTCACAGGAGCTGATTTAAACTATATTGGAAGCATCACTATTGATGAAGACCTTATGGACGCTGCAAATATTATTCAAGGAGAAAAAGTTCAAATTGTAAATAATAACAATGGCGAACGCCTTGAAACCTATGCAATTCCAGGTCCTAGAGGAAGTGGAGAAATTACCCTAAATGGCGCAGCAGCACGAAAAGTAGCCAAAGGAGATGTCCTTATTTTAATTACCTATGCCATGATGGACATTGAAAAGGCGAAAAAATTTAAACCTGCATTAGTATTCCCAAACGAAGCTGACAACACACTTACCTAATTGAAAATAAAAACATCTAAAATATTAAAAATACTACTCCCATTACTATTGGGAGTTTTTTTAGTTTGGTATTCTTTGTCCAAAACACCACTAGAAGAACTGATAGAACATTTTAAAAAAGCAGATTATACGTGGGTGTTTTTGGGTGTTTTCTGTGGAATATTAAGTCACCTTTCTCGAGCCTATCGCTGGCGATTTATGCTAGAACCTTTAGGCTACAAACCGAAATATGGAAACAGCATCATGGCAGTTTTTGTGGCGTATTTGGCAAACTTAGGCATTCCACGATCAGGAGAAGCTTTGCGCGCATTAACACTGACAAACTATGAGGACATTCCGTTTGAAAAAGGATTTGGAACCATTGTCGCCGAACGTGTTGCCGACTTAATTGTATTGCTGTTCGTCATTGGAATTACACTTTTTATGCAGTTTGATTTTATCTGGGATTTACTCATGAAAAAACTCGATCCCACAAAAATCACATTACTGCTCATTGCTGCAATTGTTGGCGGAATAACTTTGATCATTTTTATCAGAAGAGCCAAAAAAGGCATCGCACTCAAAATAAAAAACTTTATCATTGGCGTGTTTGAAGGTGCTACAAGCATTCTAAAAATGAAACGCAAATGGGCATTTATATTCCACACGCTCTTTATTTGGGCAATGTACATCCTAATGTTTTATATCACCATGCTTTCGGTAGAAGATTTACACGGCAACGTTCCTTTAGGTGCTGTTTTAATAGCGTTCATCGCAGGAAGTTTCAGTATTGCTGTCACCAATGGCGGAACAGGTGCATATCCGTTGGCAATTGCAGCAGCTTTTTCACTATTTTACATAGAACGAACTCCTAGTGAAGCATTCGGTTGGATCATGTGGGCTTCGCAAACCTTGATGATTATAATTTTAGGCGGATTATCTTTTCTGTATTTGCCTATTTTTAATCGCAAAAAAAATCTTTAACTTGTGAACCCAAACCAACCTATCCACAACATGAAAAAGTATCTCATGCTATGTTTTGCGTTTGTATGTTTTTCCACCATCCATGCGCAAACTACTCTTGAAAAAATAAAATCCAAAAAACTAAATGAAACCCGCGATGTACAATTGTATGTTCCAGAAGATTATTCTGACGACAAAGTATATCCAATTATTGTAGTGTTAGATGCACATTATCTGTTTGAAAGTGTCGTTGCCAACTCAAAATATTACAGCTATTGGGACGAAATGCCAGAATGTATTGTGGTTGGTATCAATCAAAACAAAACAGAAGATCGAGCAAATGAATGCGCCTACAATGATGCTAGTGGCTTGCCAGAAAAAAAAGCATCTCAATTTTTTGAATTTATCGGAATGGAATTAATTCCGTTCATCGAAAAAAATTACAATACTGCTAATTTTAAAATGGTGGTGGGACATGATCTCACAGCAAATTTTATAAATTATTACTTGTTCAAAGAAGTGCCATTGTTTGATGCGTATATCAATCTCAGTCCCTATTTTGCTCCAAAAATGGAAGATCGAATCGTGAAACGCTTGGAAGAATTTGAAACGAAAAAATTCTACTACTTAGCCACTTCTGATGAAGACACTAAAAAAGAAGCCAAACGAATCAGAGGTTTCAACGAATCGCTCAAAACGCTCAAAACGCTCAAAAACGAAAACATTTTTTACTATTACGATGACTTTACAGAAGCCAATCACAACTCGTTAGCGGTTCAGGCAATTCCAAGAGCAATGAGTAAAATATTTACAATCTATCGTCCGATAAGCGTTAAAGAATACAAAGAAAAAATCGTCACGCTAAAAACATCTCCATACTTGTATTTAATGGACAAATACAAAACAATTAAAGACCTTTTCGGATTTGAAAAGCGCGTGACTGTAAACGATTTTATGGCAATTTATGCGGCTGTTCGAAAAGCAAAAAACAATGAAGATTTAGAACTTTTAGCCAAACTAGGCAAAAAAGAATATCCTGATACTGCACTATTTCATTTTTTTATGGGCGAATATTATGAAAAAATTGGAAAGCCAAAAAAAGCATTACGCATGTATCAAAATGGTTTTAGTATGAGTCCAATAGATTTCATCACGAAAGATTTAATGCTCGACAAAGC harbors:
- a CDS encoding YbhN family protein; protein product: MKIKTSKILKILLPLLLGVFLVWYSLSKTPLEELIEHFKKADYTWVFLGVFCGILSHLSRAYRWRFMLEPLGYKPKYGNSIMAVFVAYLANLGIPRSGEALRALTLTNYEDIPFEKGFGTIVAERVADLIVLLFVIGITLFMQFDFIWDLLMKKLDPTKITLLLIAAIVGGITLIIFIRRAKKGIALKIKNFIIGVFEGATSILKMKRKWAFIFHTLFIWAMYILMFYITMLSVEDLHGNVPLGAVLIAFIAGSFSIAVTNGGTGAYPLAIAAAFSLFYIERTPSEAFGWIMWASQTLMIIILGGLSFLYLPIFNRKKNL
- a CDS encoding glycogen/starch synthase, whose product is MNNKRVLYVSSEVVPYLPETEISSMSFEAPKMVNSKGGQIRIFMPRFGNINERRHQLHEVIRLSGMNLVINDMDMPLIIKVASIPKERIQVYFIDNEEYFKRKATFTDEEGNLFPDNDERAIFFAKGVIETVKKLNWAPDIIHVHGWMASLLPLYLRKYYKDEPLFTDSKIVTSVYKQEFDGTLDAEMLNKIKFDNIGDGAVEILAEPNYSNLLKVAVDHSDAVVIASEEIPADVQEYLTGLEKPVLEYKNREEFADAYTDFYNTKVLN
- the glmS gene encoding glutamine--fructose-6-phosphate transaminase (isomerizing), giving the protein MCGIVGYIGHREAYPVVLKGLKRLEYRGYDSAGVAIYDGKNIKLSKTKGKVVDLENRVKEEISIDGSLAIGHTRWATHGEPNDINSHPHYSNSGELVIIHNGIIENYEPLKQELINRGYTFHSDTDTEVLVNLIEDVKKNEDVKLGKAVQIALNQVVGAYAIAVFDQKKPDEIVVARLGSPLVIGIGDEEFFIASDATPFIEYTNNAIYLEDEEMAIVRRGKKVKVRKIKDDSLVDPYVQELQLNLEQIEKGGYDHFMLKEIYEQPRAILDTFRGRMLANEGIIRMAGVDDNIEKFLNANRIIIVACGTSWHAGLVAEYVFENLTRIPVEVEYASEFRYRNPVITENDVVIAISQSGETADTMAAIKLAKSKGAFVFGVCNVVGSSISRETHAGAYTHAGPEIGVASTKAFTTQITVLTLIALKLAQKKGTISTSEFHTYLSEMDAIPAKVEKTLKSDNHVKTISNIYKDATNFLYLGRGYNFPVALEGALKLKEISYIHAEGYPAAEMKHGPIALIDEQMPVVVIATRKGHYEKVVSNIQEIKSRKGKIIAVVMQGDKSIKKIADYVIEIPETLELLTPLLTTIPLQLLSYYIAVMRDCNVDQPRNLAKSVTVE
- the panC gene encoding pantoate--beta-alanine ligase produces the protein MTTFYTQNTLKNYVQTEKSAGKTIGFVPTMGALHKGHLSLVRNAMTDNDIVCVSVFVNPTQFDNATDLEKYPRTLEADVELLKTLGKNIFIYAPSIKDIYETDVEAEKFSFDGLEFEMEGKFRTGHFDGVGTIVKRLLEIVTPHKAYFGEKDFQQLMIIKKLVSKYKIPVEIIGCSIFREASGLAMSSRNERLSDEARKESAFIYKTLLEAQKKFGTKSAMKVKEWVQKQFNKHPLLTLEYVEIANIKNLKTVKRKSKNETYRIFIAAFIEDIRLIDNVALN
- a CDS encoding DUF4270 domain-containing protein produces the protein MNKFKKTLTGGLVVLLLVLGFVACDDEFRTVGDEIIENNNFTTDLFADSEVRAYNKRIGAVQANALPVYQLGKNVDPVYGTTFSSLTIQASLFAGDPEFGDFSQAEEDEDLTDTEEMETVTEVWLNIPYFSTSTINDDGETEVEVDSLYGNLEQTFTLRVQELTYFLRAIDEDGLPQIYYSDEDFSNRVGQTLYENTAFQINLNQIEIEETDVNGAAVLDENGDPVIEETLSPRIRVPLDAAFFQERIVDNEGSIKLSNNNVFRAEDLFRGIHITTENTEALQLLDLQNATIEVNYTYQKVDTQGNTDDSDDTVETEKAKFNLSLSSANIINSFSTPTFTQDVTATEDNLYLKGGEGSMAVIELFGPDNDNNGVADQLEEIRENGWLINDANLVFYVNNNEQVEGAEDPQRIYLYNMTDNFPLFDYFEDETVNAASPSLSKGIYGGILERDDEGEATQYKIRVTEHMNNLIRKDSSNVKLGLVVSSHIDLNFIGPAEIKTSTTEEEFVPIISVMHPFGTVLYGSTPAVPEDKRLRLEIFYTIPESN
- a CDS encoding alpha/beta hydrolase, which codes for MKKYLMLCFAFVCFSTIHAQTTLEKIKSKKLNETRDVQLYVPEDYSDDKVYPIIVVLDAHYLFESVVANSKYYSYWDEMPECIVVGINQNKTEDRANECAYNDASGLPEKKASQFFEFIGMELIPFIEKNYNTANFKMVVGHDLTANFINYYLFKEVPLFDAYINLSPYFAPKMEDRIVKRLEEFETKKFYYLATSDEDTKKEAKRIRGFNESLKTLKTLKNENIFYYYDDFTEANHNSLAVQAIPRAMSKIFTIYRPISVKEYKEKIVTLKTSPYLYLMDKYKTIKDLFGFEKRVTVNDFMAIYAAVRKAKNNEDLELLAKLGKKEYPDTALFHFFMGEYYEKIGKPKKALRMYQNGFSMSPIDFITKDLMLDKADKLKQDFGW
- the panD gene encoding aspartate 1-decarboxylase — encoded protein: MQIHVVKSKIHRVKVTGADLNYIGSITIDEDLMDAANIIQGEKVQIVNNNNGERLETYAIPGPRGSGEITLNGAAARKVAKGDVLILITYAMMDIEKAKKFKPALVFPNEADNTLT